In Gossypium hirsutum isolate 1008001.06 chromosome A10, Gossypium_hirsutum_v2.1, whole genome shotgun sequence, the DNA window tttcatattaattttagatttttgaattttttataataaaaataaatttttattttatggctTCGAGACATTATAAGgtaaagtttcaaaaaaatttaataaatatttctttaaaaaaattaaatattcaagtaaggaaaaaaaattatcaataactcttatttaaaaaatggttttatatatagaattttaagttaatttcactgttctaaatttgaattatttatttttataacataaaaataaaattaattataaattaaaaaaatatagattcGGTTCATGTAATCACATTTTTTTAACTTGTGAATTAAAAACCATTCGAACACCATGATTTGAATTAgtttttaatttctcgaaacttttGTTTAATACTAAATATGTATATTTGATGAAAAATATACATGTAACTGttttatataatcttttttcTCGAAATTTGATGACgtataaattagaaaaaaaaaatgttcatgaaATATTGGAATATCTTGTTAGTGTTgctgaaatttatatatttaataaaattagttTTTGTGAAGTGatacatattaatttatatcccATTTTTTGTTtagtgtttaatttaattaaattaattaataataatttaatcagaTTGCAGATGATATGAAGCCACCAGCAGCAGTTACAACGCTACTTCAAGGGTTGAGCTGGGTAATCCCAACTTGGAAATCATTCAATATAACCAAAGACATTATTGAAATTGGCTTCAAAGAACCTCGTGTTAGAGAAGAGGtaattatatatttgaataatctcattaaaGGTAAGGTTTTGATTATATCTGTTCTTAATAGTATAATGTCTAAAATTAGAGGTAAAATCAGAAAATCTTTTaaggggtcgaaattaaattttaatttttaatagtctatatctttataatttttaaaaggattaaatcaattctttttatcatttttaagagggCCAaagtgttattttatttttactaatttaaaattttaaaatttcttaaaagcCTAAATgggcaatttttcattttagggggccgAGACCCCTACCAGCCCCCTAGATATGCCTCTacctagaactactcatagtcCCTTCTCAACCCATAAATATGAGGATAATTATAATTTAGTGTAATTTCTAAATTTGGGTATATCTATTGTAGTTAATGAATTGTACTAAATTGAGTGTAATTTGATCATTCTCATTTACACTATATAaccattttaattaattgatcCTACTAATTAAACGTAATTTGAACACTCTTATTAGACTTTCTAATTCTTAAATATCATTATAACCTATCAgcgaaataattataattttttacgaGATGAATCTCAACCttaaaatattaaatcttaaaaaaaaattaagtaattaagATTTCAGATGTAAGATTTAGAATTTACATTTCATCAAGAAAACTGgtacatattttattatactaagattttttaaaatattaaattaatttttgatttatattaatattaaactaagttgtcaccattttaattatttttaattaatataatttaagataaatGCATATTGATTTTGTAAACAGATTAGGAAGAGCGAATACTGCTACAAAGGACCACCACGAATGAGAACAGCCTGTGAGCTTTTGAGGGTTAGCTATGATATTGAGCAAAGGTTAAATGAGGTTTGTACTACtagtaattatatttattttataaattcaatttaaataaatattaattttttaaataaaaagacccAATTCAATCATTAATATGATTGCATGAGtgtattgatgataaattttaatttaacattcatTCAAGTATAGGGACTAACGGCATAATTTAACCATAAGTAAATTGTAAAAAGATATAAACCATAAGGGTGGTCTTTGACTAATTCTTTGTTTATTGTAATATGATTAGGTTACACTTCCATTTATAGTTCTccatggagaagatgataaaGTGACAGACCAACAAGTTAGCATAGAACTATTCAAGGTAGCTTCAAGCACAGACAAGACCATCAAGCTCTACCCCGGAATGTGGCATGCTTTGCTCTGCGGCGAGCCCTTGGAAAACACCGAAATCGTGTTTGCCGACATTATCAGATGGTTAGAAGAACGAACTAAACTCGGAAATCCGAGGGCAGAGACGTTAAACAAGGTTCAAGCTGATAATTTGCCATTGAACAGGAACAACAAACTCTAGTAGAAACTATTGAAAACTCGAAACTCCAAAATCCGAAAATCTGACTTAGTACACAATTGTTTACTCGAAAGTGCAATGTTCAAATCATTcatcatttttttcttaaacatataattTCATGGTCTTAGTTCTTGAGTTTACCTATTTGCAAAGAAATCCAATCCACAAGGCAAAAAATCGAAACACAGTCACACATTTCGATagaatttgttagaaaatataaACCCCAATCGAACAAAACATACGATTCTCTAAAACCTGATAAAATCTTAGCAATAACTGAACAAAGTTCTACAATGGTACGATTTAGGGTTTATAAAAAGCAAGTTCGAGCATATAAGGAAGGAAATAGGAAGGAATATACCTATTACTGACTCGAACTTGCAGGGCCGACAAGGACTCCTTGAGCGGAGCCTTCCTTCTTGTTGCTTTCATCTTTCGAGTCATTATCGGACTTTTTGATCCTAATTTTGTATTTTGTCTCGAAATCAGcaatttccttctttttcttctccagGGTCTCGTTAAGACGAGCAATTACTTCCTCAAGCCCTTCTTTGTTTCGTTGCACGGCAGGGAGAACCTCTTTGATGGTTCTCTCAACAAGGACACCTCCAATCATCCGGTAGCACCGCCTCGACTGGTCAAGTGGCTGAATGGCATTTATAACTAGCGAATGCTCGCTCACTTCCATCTCCAACTCAGTGATCTTAGAATAAATTTGATTTAGTTCGGATCTCATAGCTCCGTACATATTCGCAACCACTTGTTCGTTCACAGGTTCCTTACCCTCGGA includes these proteins:
- the LOC107897771 gene encoding caffeoylshikimate esterase; translation: MALEHPPENVKYDEEFFTNSQGSKLFTCKWIPIKDEPKALIFIFHGYAMECSITMSSTAIRLVKEGYAVYGMDYQGHGKSSGLDGYVENFDDIVNDCNDHFSKICEKEENKRKKRYLLGESMGGAVILLLHRKKPEYWDGAVLVAPMCKIADDMKPPAAVTTLLQGLSWVIPTWKSFNITKDIIEIGFKEPRVREEIRKSEYCYKGPPRMRTACELLRVSYDIEQRLNEVTLPFIVLHGEDDKVTDQQVSIELFKVASSTDKTIKLYPGMWHALLCGEPLENTEIVFADIIRWLEERTKLGNPRAETLNKVQADNLPLNRNNKL
- the LOC107897772 gene encoding probable prefoldin subunit 2 gives rise to the protein MASKSEGKEPVNEQVVANMYGAMRSELNQIYSKITELEMEVSEHSLVINAIQPLDQSRRCYRMIGGVLVERTIKEVLPAVQRNKEGLEEVIARLNETLEKKKKEIADFETKYKIRIKKSDNDSKDESNKKEGSAQGVLVGPASSSQ